Sequence from the Actinocatenispora sera genome:
CCTACCTGGAGAGGACCCCCATGAAGAGTGGCATTCACCCGCAGTACCAGGCAACCGAGGTGACCTGTTCCTGCGGCAACTCGTTCACCACGCGCAGCACCGCGTCGGGCGGCTCGATTCACGTCGAGACGTGCAACGCCTGCCACCCGTTCTACACCGGCAAGCAGCGCATTCTGGACACCGGCGGCCGGGTCGCCAAGTTCCAGCAGAAGTACGCCAAGGCCCGCGCCGCGCAGGCCAAGGCCGGCAAGTAGCGACCACGACGGCGCTCGCCGCCCGATCCGTGACGGATCGGGCGGTGGGCGCCGTTTCGTCTGTCCACGGGGTCGGTCGACCCGGCCCCGGTCCGCGTGACGGTGAAGGGGAGCGATGGCGATGGACACGCCCGGTGGTGACCGGCTCGGTGAGCTGCGCGACGAGTACCAGCAGCTGGAGCAGCGGCTGGCCGATCCCGCGTTGCACGCCGACGCCAACGAGGCGCGCCGGGTGGGCCGCCGCTACGCCGAGCTGGGCCCGATCGTGCGCACCGCCGGCGAGCTGGACACCGCCCGTGCCGACCTGTCCGCGGCCACCGAGCTCGCCACCGAGGACGCGTCGTTCGCGCCCGAGGTCGACGCGCTGACCACGGTGATCCCCAAGCTGGAGGAGCGGCTGGCCGAGCTGCTCGCGCCGCGCGACCCCAACGACGGCAAGGACGTCATCCTGGAGATCAAGGCGGGGGAGGGCGGCGACGAGTCGGCGCTGTTCGCCGGCGACCTGCTCCGGATGTACCTGCGGTATGCGGAGCGGCACGGCTGGGTCGCCGAGGTCATCGACGCCGAGGAGACCGACCTGGGCGGTTACAAGGACCTGTCGGTCGCGATCAAGACCAAGGGCATCCCCGAGGGCGGCATCGGTGTCTGGGCGCGGCTGAAGTTCGAGGGCGGCGTGCACCGGGTCCAGCGGGTACCGGTGACCGAGTCGCAGGGCCGCATCCACACCTCGGCGGCCGGCGTGCTGGTACTGCCCGAGGCCGAGGACGTCGACGTCACGATCGACCCGAACGACCTGCGCATCGACGTGTACCGCTCGTCCGGGCCGGGTGGCCAGTCGGTCAACACCACCGACTCCGCGGTGCGCATCACGCACCTGCCGACCGGCATCGTGGTGTCCTGCCAGAACGAGAAGTCGCAGCTGCAGAACAAGGAGCAGGCGCTGCGCATCCTGCGGGCCCGGCTGCTCGCCGCCGCGCAGGAGGAGGCCGACGCCGCCGCATCCGACGCCCGGCGCTCGCAGGTGCGTACCGTAGACCGGTCGGAGCGGATCCGCACCTACAACTTCCCGCAGAGCCGGATCACCGACCACCGCATCGGCTTCACCGCCTACAACCTCGACCAGGTACTCGACGGCGACCTGGACGCAGTCCTCGACGCCCTCGCCGAAGCCGACCGCGCCGCCCGCCTGACAGGAACCGAACTCCGACGTTAGGGGCGCCCCCGCCCGCCCCGGCCGCGAACGTTGATCAAGGGATCCGAACGTTGATCAAGGGATCCGGTCATCGGGTCCTGCCGCGATGTGCCCGATTCCCTTGATCGACGTCGGCATCCCTTGATCAACGATCGACGTCGGCATCCCTTGATCAACTTGAGGGGGCCGGGGTCACGAGGCGCGGGCGGCGTGCTTGGCGGCGTACATGGCGCGGTCGGCCAGTTCGAAGCCGTTCTGGACGCCGGAGCGCAGGTCGAGCTCGGCCCAGCCGATGCTGACGGTGATCGGGGTGCCGGGCACCAGGGCGTCCCAGTCCTCGGTGCCGAACGTGCCGATCACCCGGTTGCCCACCTCGTACGCCTCGGGCAGCTGCGCGCCGGGCAACACCACCACGAACTCGTCCCCGCCGTAGCGGGCGACGAAGTCGCCGCGGCGCATCACCCGGGCGAGCAGCCCGGCGGCACGTTGCAGTACCGCGTCGCCGGTGAGGTGGCCGTGCACGGTGTTGACCGCCTTGAACGAGTCGAGGTCGAGCACCCCGATCACGCCGCGCTCGCTGCGGTCGGCCATCGCGGCGACGTGCTGCTCCAGGTGCCGCCGGTTCGGCAGGCCGGTGAGCGGGTCGGTGAGCGCCTCGTCGGCGTAGCGGGCGACGGTGGCCCGCAGATCGTCGTGGTCCAGCCGGGCTTCGACCCCGTCGATGAACAGGTCGCGCAGCCGGTCGATGGCCTGCGCGGTGAGCCGGAACGCCTCCCGGTCGGCCTGGTGCGCGGCGGCGTGGTCGCCGGCCGCCGCGTACGCGAGGGCGCGCAGTCGCGGCGGCTCCGAGGCGCCGAGGGTGCGGGCGTCCACGCTGATCCGCTCCAGCCGGGTCACCGCCTGTTCCGGCCGGCCGTCGGCGATGTCCAGGCAGACCGCGCCGAGCGCGCGCAGGTCACCCACCAGCGGGTCGTGGCTGCGCGGCTCGCCGAGCCACGGGTACGCCGGCATCGGCGCGGGTTCGCCGAACGCGGTGAGCCGCGCGAGCGCGTAACCGACGTAGGGCCGGTCCATCTCGGGCAGCTGGGCCTGCGCCTGCTGCGGCGCGCCGGGTAGCTGGCCGAGCACGTCGCGCAGGATCCGGATGCAGCCCTCCGCGTCGCCGCGGTGGTCCAGCGACACCGCGAGCCGCACCCGTACCTCCGGGATCACGTACTCGGCGCCGGGCAGCCCGGCGGCCGCCGCCATCCGCCGGCCCCGGTCGACCGCGCCGAGGGCGTGCCCGTGGAACCCGATCAGCGAGTACGTGGTGGCGAGGTCGATCCAGGCGTCCGCCGCCTCCGGTACCGGTCGGCTCACCAGGCCCAGCGAGCGGGAGCTGCGCACCAGATGGGTCACGCAGCGATCCAGCGAACCGCCCAGGTAGGCCACGTACGCGGCGTGCGCGTGCAGCTCGCCCAGGTGGCTCGGTTCGGGGTAGTCGCGGATCAGCTCGAACGCCCGGTCCAGCGCCGCCGGGCACTCGTTGTACCGGCCGAGGTTGATCAGGCAGCCGATCTTGGCGAGGATCGCGTACGCCAACGTCCGGGTGTCACGCGACTCGCCGAGCACGCGGTCGACGAGGCGTTCCGCCTCGTCGGATCGGCCGGCTCGGATGAGCCGGCGCACCTCGTCTCGATAGTCGTCGGCCCGCGCCGCCAAGCCGGCACTCGGCCATGCCACGCTGCGACCTCCCCCGGCTGTCCATCCGACCTGCCGCACGGCCCGGCGCGGTCCGGCGTGGATGATGGATGCGTGCAACGAGAAGACCGGATCGGTAGCGCTCCGGATACGCCAGACCGTACGCCAGCAAGGGTCGTTCTGGCCAGCGCTGCCCGACTTCTCGCGGCCGCCGGCGTGGCCAGTCCGCGGGTGGACGCCGAGCTGCTCGCGGCGCACGTGCTGGGGGTGTCGCGGGGCCGGCTGGTGCTGCTGGACGGGGTGGACCGGACCGATCGGGACAAGATCGACGCGCTGGTGGCGCGCCGCGCCGCCGGCACCCCGCTGCAACACCTGACCGGGGTCGCCGCGTTCCGGCACCTGGAGCTTGCGGTCGGCCCCGGCGTGTTCGTCCCGCGACCCGAGACCGAGCTGCTGGTCGACGCCGGTCGCGCGCTGCTGAGCCGGCCCGACCCGCTCGTGGTCGACCTGTGCGCCGGGTCCGGCGCGCTCGGCCTGGCCGTCGCGAACGAACTGCCCACCGCCCGGGTGGTACTGGTCGAGCACGATCCGGCCGCGCTGCGCTACCTGCGCCGGAACGCGGAGTCCCGGCAGGCGGCCGGCGACCCGGCGGTACGGCTGGTCGACGCGGACGTCACCGCCGACCCGCTGCTGCCCGACCTGACCGGCACCGTCGACCTGGTGCTGACCAACCCGCCGTACGTGCCGACCGGCACTCCGCTGCCGCCCGACGTGGCCGGCGCCGACCCGGACCGTGCGCTGTACGGCGGGGCCGACGGCCTCGCGGTGATCCGCCCGCTGGTCCGGGCCGCGGCCCGGCTGCTGCGGCCCGGCGGCGCGCTGGTCATCGAGCACGACGACACGCACGGCACGGCGGTGCCGCGGCTGCTGGTCGCCGCCGGGTACGCCGAGGTCGCCGACCACCGCGACCTCGCCGGCCGGGACCGGTACTCCACCGCTCGGCGCCCGCCGGCGGGGTGGAAGACTGCACCCTCGTGACGTTGTACGACTGCCGTACCGAGGCGGGCCGCGCCGCCGGCCTGACCGCCGCGGCCGCCACCATCCGCGCCGGCGGGCTGGTGGTGCTGCCCACCGACACGGTGTACGGGATCTCCGCCGATGCGTTCGACCCGGCCGCGGTGCGCGCGCTGCTCGCCGCGAAGGGGCGCGGCCGGACCATGCCGCCGCCGGTCCTGGTCGGCGAGCCGGAGCAGCTGGCGAGGCTGGCGCCCGCCGCGCACCCGGTCGCGCACGCGCTCGCGGACCGGTACTGGCCGGGCGGGTTGACCGTCGTGGTGCCGCACGCGCCCGAGCTGACCTGGGACATCGGCGACACCGGCGGTACCGTCGGGGTGCGGATGCCGGCCGACGAGATCGCCC
This genomic interval carries:
- the prmC gene encoding peptide chain release factor N(5)-glutamine methyltransferase; translated protein: MGSAPDTPDRTPARVVLASAARLLAAAGVASPRVDAELLAAHVLGVSRGRLVLLDGVDRTDRDKIDALVARRAAGTPLQHLTGVAAFRHLELAVGPGVFVPRPETELLVDAGRALLSRPDPLVVDLCAGSGALGLAVANELPTARVVLVEHDPAALRYLRRNAESRQAAGDPAVRLVDADVTADPLLPDLTGTVDLVLTNPPYVPTGTPLPPDVAGADPDRALYGGADGLAVIRPLVRAAARLLRPGGALVIEHDDTHGTAVPRLLVAAGYAEVADHRDLAGRDRYSTARRPPAGWKTAPS
- the rpmE gene encoding 50S ribosomal protein L31, whose product is MKSGIHPQYQATEVTCSCGNSFTTRSTASGGSIHVETCNACHPFYTGKQRILDTGGRVAKFQQKYAKARAAQAKAGK
- the prfA gene encoding peptide chain release factor 1, whose translation is MDTPGGDRLGELRDEYQQLEQRLADPALHADANEARRVGRRYAELGPIVRTAGELDTARADLSAATELATEDASFAPEVDALTTVIPKLEERLAELLAPRDPNDGKDVILEIKAGEGGDESALFAGDLLRMYLRYAERHGWVAEVIDAEETDLGGYKDLSVAIKTKGIPEGGIGVWARLKFEGGVHRVQRVPVTESQGRIHTSAAGVLVLPEAEDVDVTIDPNDLRIDVYRSSGPGGQSVNTTDSAVRITHLPTGIVVSCQNEKSQLQNKEQALRILRARLLAAAQEEADAAASDARRSQVRTVDRSERIRTYNFPQSRITDHRIGFTAYNLDQVLDGDLDAVLDALAEADRAARLTGTELRR
- a CDS encoding L-threonylcarbamoyladenylate synthase codes for the protein MTLYDCRTEAGRAAGLTAAAATIRAGGLVVLPTDTVYGISADAFDPAAVRALLAAKGRGRTMPPPVLVGEPEQLARLAPAAHPVAHALADRYWPGGLTVVVPHAPELTWDIGDTGGTVGVRMPADEIALELLRRTGPLATSSANRTGVAPAATAADARDQLGDAVATYLEAGASTGGVASTVLDLASSPPRLVRAGAVPAAELRELLPDLTDSVSAS
- a CDS encoding GGDEF domain-containing protein, giving the protein MAWPSAGLAARADDYRDEVRRLIRAGRSDEAERLVDRVLGESRDTRTLAYAILAKIGCLINLGRYNECPAALDRAFELIRDYPEPSHLGELHAHAAYVAYLGGSLDRCVTHLVRSSRSLGLVSRPVPEAADAWIDLATTYSLIGFHGHALGAVDRGRRMAAAAGLPGAEYVIPEVRVRLAVSLDHRGDAEGCIRILRDVLGQLPGAPQQAQAQLPEMDRPYVGYALARLTAFGEPAPMPAYPWLGEPRSHDPLVGDLRALGAVCLDIADGRPEQAVTRLERISVDARTLGASEPPRLRALAYAAAGDHAAAHQADREAFRLTAQAIDRLRDLFIDGVEARLDHDDLRATVARYADEALTDPLTGLPNRRHLEQHVAAMADRSERGVIGVLDLDSFKAVNTVHGHLTGDAVLQRAAGLLARVMRRGDFVARYGGDEFVVVLPGAQLPEAYEVGNRVIGTFGTEDWDALVPGTPITVSIGWAELDLRSGVQNGFELADRAMYAAKHAARAS